Genomic window (Gasterosteus aculeatus chromosome 13, fGasAcu3.hap1.1, whole genome shotgun sequence):
TGCATAAGGACTCTGATACAGCAGCACTTAGCTGGGGACTTTAATATTTCCCCCAAAAATTGTAGGTATCCAGTCCTAATCATTTACCCTCATTAACCATTTTACATTCACTTGTGACGTCTCACACACTGTATAGCACCTTTTGACTTCCTTCATACAAACAGTATCTATCTTACTTTAAGGATTGGGACAGGTCCAAGAGGTTGGATTGTGCCAAAataatttgtatgtattttattgaattGTATTTGTATGTAGACTACTATTTCCAAGGCCAAGTGGTCATTTGAAATGCTCTGTTCTTTCTGAGTGCAGCAAGCAAGAATACATGAAGAAGCAAAGAAAAGGCAACACTGCCGCCAGCATCGCCTTCTCTTCCCCACCGGAGAACAGCAGTGTGCAGGTCTACAATGACTACCAGAGTGTGGCTCTGGTGTCTGCCGGGAACGGTCACGCGATAGAAAATGGCTCTCAAAAGAGAGACCGGATCACCAGCCGAGATGGCACGGGCAAGACGTCCACCGTTGCCGACGTGGTTTCAAACAGCCAGGACTCGAGGTGCGGCATGAAAGACGAGAGTATTGGAAGGAACTCCACGTGGATGATGGATTCGAGCAGCCATGCCTACTTGGGACCCGAGGACAACTCCACAGACCCACATGAGACCCTGACAGAGTCCTCAACTCTGACCTTCGTGGACGTTCACACCCTGGAGGAATCGGCAGAGAACCACAGCCTCAATGGGTTGGGGATGGTTTACCTCAAGGAGTTTGTGCTGatagacgacgacgacgatggagACATGTCGCTAAGAGAGAAAACGGTGACAGACATGTCCGTGATGGATGGAAAAGCTGCTGACCTGGTGTGTGGGAGGTTTTTGTCGACCTCCAGTGGCTCATTATCAGAGTGCAGGGAAGAATTTCAGGCTCCTGAAGCTCCTCCACCCGAGGACGTCGAGACTGCATGTGAAAAGaaatgctgctgtttctgcactGTTTCGTGAACAAGCAGGACTCTGTTTGTGTGAAGTTGGTTATGATCACTCAGGCAAATAACCGCTACCTTCTGGTTTTATATATACGCGCGTGCTTGTGGAATTGCAGAGCAAATTCAAAGGTTGtgtgatttaatttatttttattttacttaataTTTACAACGCCTTTATTCAACATTAAAGAggcatatttgtgtttgtttgtcagcCACTTTTAACGCTCCACATTCTAGTAGCCTAATTCTAAAACGTATGTATGCTGAGACGCTTAATACTTAATACATAATACGAAAATTTGGATAATAGTTTTTGAGTCTCTCTGAACTTCATTATGCAGTTTTTATACTACAAAATGCATGTTCCTATGACATGTTATTTGAATGACAAATTTTGGGATAACTACAAAGGTCTAAAAATATCAGGTGCttacaacaaataaagatgTCTCAAATGACCAAATGATGTGTCTAGTTCTGTCTCCTCGGTCACCCTTTGCTGGGGCGAGTAACACGGTAATATGCACTGACGTACCACCAGACGGCCAAACAGCTTCTTTCCAGGCTGTGACTCTCCAACTCATTCTCCGTACTCTAAATAAACATTTGGTTTCATAAAGAAACGTCTCGTTTTGCAAAAAGGGACTAAACTTTATTAGTGCAATATTCTCTTTATCGTAGAATGAAATACATGAACCTTGAACGTGCACACACATTGTGCAACACATTGCAATTCCCTAAGTTTTTCTGACTGGACTGATGAATTTGGGCAGCGGTTAATCAGTCATGTCCACCAGGCAGTGGTGTGAGGCGGTAGCTtattggttggggggggggggcgagatacCCCACTGAGGACTGCCCTCGGCTGAAAGATAGCAGCTCACCACACTTATCTTCCTGTCCCACAGCGCGCCAACTGACACCCGCTCAGCATCTACTACGGACCCCATGGTGGGCCGAAGAGGGGGGGTTGGTTTCATTGACTTCAATGCCCAAAAACatttgaggattttttttttttttaaaggttagtttaaaagttattttacatataaaGGGCAAAGGGTGCACTGGGAAATCCATATAATGTAATCCATATTAACTTGTGTTTAAAGAAGTTTCTAAGTAATTTAGTTAAAGACCCTTAACTAGCTGCCCTCTTTTTTTAAGACATATGGTGACGATGTGGTTAATGTGCTTTTTAAAGATAAGTAAAATGCCACTATGTTTAGTAGAAGCGCATCCAAACGGCACAGGCCAAATATAGCCGTTATCAGCCACCGCAGCGTGAGCGTGCAGTTCACCAGAAGAAGTCCTGAGCGTATCAACACGTGTGAAGTGTAACCGAACGCGTCAGGGAGTGACAGattaacccccccaaaaaaacaccagcTGCAAGAAGACCATTGAGAAAAAGGAGCTACTTCTCAGACTGACAAAAAAGTCCTGCCAGTGCTGCTTATCAAATCCGCTCACTAACACCATCACACCACAAAACGGAATTAAAATACCAAAAAAATGAGATGGAGACGTCGAGTGTCCGGTGAAGTGAAGAGAACATCGGGGGACTCAAAGGAAGAATGGACGGGAGAAATAGAGCAATGATCGCGGCTTTACTGCTGTGCGTCCTGGCAGGTGAGAGTACGCGTGATTGAATCATTCACATCTGGGGATTctataatataatgtatatttttttaattgttatgtTTCACTAcataaggaagaaaaaaatgtctttaatggATGTTCTTTCTATCCTTTCAGAATTTCCAGCAAAAGGCCACATTCTGGATGTGTGTGCCACCTGCCACGCCGACGCCACGTGTGACGACAAGCCAGACGGCCCCGGAAAAGTGTGTAACTGCAAGTACGGCTTTGTAGGAAATGGGAGAACCTTCTGTCAAGGCAAGAAAAAACTTTATTCATCAAATCTTTTCGTCTCAACCTCTGTTCTCTTTCTTATAAGATAATTGATTTTCAATGAGAACTCAAGTTTAAATCAATACATTCAATATTTTTGTATATTACAGGGAATTATCTCTCACACCCTCACTGTCATGGTTCAGCATCACTGCTCACTACTGTTGAAAGTAAATTGGTCAGGCGGACACACAACCTTGCTCCATGTCCTTAGCTTATACTACAGCATGTTGCTACCATCAATTCTTACTTAATTTGCCATATAGGAAAAGTTTGACCCAATGATGGTGCTTGGTCAAAAGCCAGGAGAGTAATGACTTCAGTTgtattcatcctctggggaccacgaCTGTCTGACGAATGGCAATAAATTCTATAGACCTtcttcacaaaataaatgttgacttGTCAAAGTAAGGAAAGCAACAGAAATGAATGACATCAATGCTTTTAACTCACTCTCTCACAAgtgcaataaaaatgttttcttccagATAAAGATGAGTGCCAGATAGGTGCCAGTA
Coding sequences:
- the LOC120830698 gene encoding uncharacterized protein LOC120830698 — encoded protein: MKKQRKGNTAASIAFSSPPENSSVQVYNDYQSVALVSAGNGHAIENGSQKRDRITSRDGTGKTSTVADVVSNSQDSRCGMKDESIGRNSTWMMDSSSHAYLGPEDNSTDPHETLTESSTLTFVDVHTLEESAENHSLNGLGMVYLKEFVLIDDDDDGDMSLREKTVTDMSVMDGKAADLVCGRFLSTSSGSLSECREEFQAPEAPPPEDVETACEKKCCCFCTVS